The Fictibacillus arsenicus genome contains a region encoding:
- a CDS encoding amino acid ABC transporter permease, whose amino-acid sequence MFDIAHILDVLIESYPLFMKGLWITLKLTVVSILIGTGIGLIFALFKISGIKILNWIANIYIALIRGTPLIVQIFIFYFGLAELGISAFWSAAFGLAMHNGAYIAEIFRGSIQSVDKGQMEAGRSLGMPYGLTMRRIILPQAFKRALPPLGNQFIIGLKDSSLASFIALSELFSIATTQGSRTFDEMTYLIIVGLYYLILVLLFTLLVNMLEKKLSAGE is encoded by the coding sequence ATGTTTGATATAGCACATATTCTAGATGTATTAATAGAAAGTTATCCGCTCTTCATGAAGGGCCTTTGGATTACTTTAAAACTAACCGTTGTTTCCATTTTAATCGGAACCGGAATCGGACTTATTTTTGCTCTGTTTAAAATATCAGGAATTAAAATCCTTAACTGGATCGCTAATATATATATTGCACTAATTCGTGGTACACCACTAATCGTTCAGATCTTTATCTTTTATTTTGGTCTGGCTGAATTAGGTATTTCAGCATTCTGGTCTGCAGCATTTGGTCTTGCTATGCATAATGGTGCTTATATAGCAGAGATCTTCAGAGGATCCATTCAATCTGTAGATAAAGGACAGATGGAAGCAGGACGTTCTTTAGGAATGCCGTACGGCTTAACGATGCGCAGAATTATTTTGCCGCAAGCGTTCAAACGTGCACTTCCTCCACTTGGAAATCAATTCATCATCGGGCTTAAAGATTCTTCATTGGCATCTTTTATCGCATTATCAGAGCTTTTCAGTATTGCGACCACTCAAGGATCGAGAACGTTTGATGAGATGACCTATTTAATCATTGTTGGCTTATATTATCTGATCCTAGTCCTTCTTTTCACTCTTCTCGTTAATATGTTGGAAAAGAAACTTTCAGCTGGGGAATAG
- a CDS encoding spore coat protein yields MNEPNKIQNPESAVPKTPEMNDRDFINDILSYEKYMTDSYSVALNEASHEALYQDLLAVFNETQNMQRELYNMMFKKGWYALEAADSQKMQQTYQQFSNYMNQFPHQGPAQ; encoded by the coding sequence ATGAATGAGCCTAATAAAATTCAAAATCCAGAATCGGCGGTACCTAAAACGCCAGAGATGAATGACCGGGATTTCATTAATGATATTTTGTCTTATGAAAAGTATATGACAGATTCTTATTCTGTAGCTTTAAATGAAGCAAGCCATGAAGCTCTTTATCAAGACTTGCTTGCCGTTTTTAATGAGACGCAAAATATGCAAAGAGAACTTTACAACATGATGTTTAAAAAGGGCTGGTATGCACTTGAGGCAGCGGATTCACAAAAAATGCAGCAAACTTATCAGCAATTTTCAAATTATATGAATCAGTTTCCACATCAGGGGCCAGCACAATAA
- a CDS encoding YhgE/Pip domain-containing protein, whose amino-acid sequence MNTFKLLSAEFGKLAANKAILFSVIAALLVPVVYGGILLSATWGPYDNLSNLPVAVVNNDKGAFNGDQAINVGDDLVANMKDGKDLGWKFVNSTDAMKGLLKNDYYMAIIIPEDFSQRVTTVLDPNPKKLELEYIQNEGLNFLASKVTETATQRMREKLADTITQKYVTNMFASLGEVSEGFGKAADGSSQLANGTSQLHKGTNELLTSVTSKQPDITKLANGTKELKNGTGLLLNKLNEKSGDINKLADGSQQLHEGTVSLKDGSSQILAGLQKAEQGSEELKNGVAERLVPGSRKVADGTGRLKDGSAKLAAGAQRLVAGLEEYKKANPTVNVGPYYQQIIDGAKEISSGLDNLSTKSVALNEGAVSVADGIAYKIAPGTVALNDGLNQLVTGQTKLDQGAGKLEAGAAQIADGNAKVDKGWNELITGVTKLDSGAGQISDGNAKVDEGWKKLSQGATKLNDGAGKINAGSEKLSTGLKSGAEKTGGLNTEKDNVNMFASPVQLKSKSVNEYEHYRDSTAPYVLTLGLFVGILIMSLFIDFKRPSFVSSFNWFAVKFLKLASLAIVQAILLLIVVLFVLKVNVSNPGGLIVFAIVASVAFSAIVLFLAAFGGNVGRFIALGLVIMQLSITGANLPIEMLPENLRNLSEFMPFTYSIAGFKSVITLNDFGAALSNMGILLTFLMVFALLAFVVFNFKKDRVYEQNREVTA is encoded by the coding sequence ATGAATACTTTTAAGTTGCTTTCCGCAGAATTCGGCAAACTCGCTGCAAATAAGGCCATTCTTTTTTCTGTTATTGCAGCTTTGCTTGTTCCTGTAGTATATGGCGGAATACTTTTATCAGCTACCTGGGGACCGTATGACAATCTTTCTAACTTGCCAGTTGCAGTAGTCAATAATGATAAAGGTGCTTTCAATGGTGATCAGGCGATCAATGTTGGGGATGATCTCGTAGCCAATATGAAAGATGGGAAGGATTTAGGCTGGAAATTTGTAAATTCAACTGATGCCATGAAAGGACTTCTAAAGAATGATTATTACATGGCTATCATTATTCCAGAGGATTTTTCACAGAGAGTCACAACTGTCTTAGATCCAAATCCCAAAAAGCTTGAATTAGAATATATACAGAATGAAGGGCTTAACTTTTTGGCCTCAAAAGTTACTGAAACAGCTACACAAAGAATGCGTGAAAAACTGGCTGATACGATTACACAAAAGTATGTGACAAACATGTTTGCCAGTTTAGGAGAAGTCTCTGAAGGGTTTGGGAAAGCTGCAGATGGTTCTTCACAGCTCGCAAACGGGACAAGCCAGCTGCATAAAGGTACAAATGAACTCTTAACTTCAGTAACTTCCAAGCAGCCAGATATCACGAAACTGGCTAACGGTACGAAGGAACTGAAAAACGGAACAGGACTTTTATTAAATAAATTGAACGAAAAATCTGGTGATATTAATAAGCTGGCTGATGGTTCTCAGCAGCTGCACGAAGGAACAGTCAGCTTAAAGGATGGTTCTTCTCAGATTCTTGCAGGACTTCAAAAGGCTGAACAAGGAAGTGAGGAGCTTAAGAATGGTGTTGCAGAACGTTTAGTACCAGGGAGCAGAAAGGTCGCCGATGGTACGGGAAGATTAAAGGACGGTTCAGCCAAACTTGCAGCTGGAGCTCAAAGATTGGTCGCTGGATTGGAAGAATATAAGAAAGCAAATCCAACAGTAAATGTTGGACCTTATTATCAGCAAATTATTGATGGAGCAAAAGAGATTTCTAGTGGATTAGATAATTTATCCACTAAATCCGTCGCTTTGAATGAAGGAGCTGTTTCGGTCGCTGATGGAATCGCTTACAAAATTGCGCCAGGAACTGTCGCTTTAAATGACGGTCTTAATCAGCTTGTGACTGGACAGACAAAACTTGATCAAGGTGCCGGAAAACTCGAAGCTGGTGCTGCACAGATTGCAGACGGCAACGCTAAAGTTGATAAAGGCTGGAATGAATTAATCACTGGTGTAACAAAATTAGATTCTGGAGCTGGTCAGATTTCAGATGGAAATGCTAAGGTAGACGAAGGCTGGAAAAAGCTTTCTCAAGGAGCAACTAAACTGAATGATGGTGCAGGGAAAATTAATGCGGGAAGTGAAAAACTATCAACCGGTCTTAAATCAGGTGCTGAGAAGACAGGCGGTTTGAATACAGAGAAGGATAACGTTAATATGTTTGCTTCTCCCGTTCAGCTGAAAAGTAAATCAGTAAATGAATATGAGCACTATCGTGATTCAACAGCACCATATGTTCTTACACTCGGATTATTTGTTGGCATCTTGATCATGTCTTTATTTATTGATTTTAAAAGACCGTCATTCGTTTCAAGTTTTAACTGGTTTGCGGTAAAGTTCTTAAAGCTGGCTTCACTTGCGATTGTACAAGCGATCTTGCTTTTGATTGTCGTGCTATTCGTATTAAAAGTGAACGTAAGCAACCCTGGCGGATTAATAGTGTTCGCTATTGTTGCAAGCGTCGCCTTTTCTGCAATTGTTCTTTTCTTGGCTGCTTTTGGCGGGAACGTAGGCCGTTTTATTGCGCTAGGACTAGTAATCATGCAGCTTTCCATAACAGGAGCTAACCTGCCGATAGAAATGCTGCCAGAGAACTTGAGAAACCTGAGTGAATTTATGCCTTTCACATATTCCATTGCAGGATTTAAATCAGTCATTACGTTAAATGATTTTGGTGCTGCATTGTCCAACATGGGTATACTGCTGACATTCCTCATGGTGTTTGCCCTCTTAGCTTTTGTAGTGTTCAACTTTAAGAAGGACAGAGTATATGAGCAAAACAGAGAAGTAACTGCGTAA
- a CDS encoding amino acid ABC transporter ATP-binding protein translates to MKREMIRIENLKKSFGDLEVLKEVNLNVNESDVVVLIGASGSGKSTLLRCINFLEIKNGGKIVIEGEEVDPKSHNLNEVRQKVGMVFQHFNLFPHKTVLENVMEAPVMVKNENKKEAEKDARILLDKVGLSDKADVYPAKLSGGQKQRVAIARALAMKPDIMLFDEPTSALDPELVGEVLATMKELAQEGMTMVVVTHEMGFAKEVADEVVYMHDGQIWERGTPSELFNNPKEDRTKDFLSSIL, encoded by the coding sequence ATGAAAAGAGAAATGATTCGAATCGAAAACCTGAAAAAGAGCTTCGGTGATTTAGAGGTATTAAAAGAAGTAAATCTTAATGTTAATGAAAGTGATGTTGTAGTATTAATCGGTGCAAGCGGATCAGGAAAAAGTACGTTGCTGCGCTGTATTAATTTTCTGGAGATAAAGAATGGCGGGAAAATTGTGATTGAGGGAGAAGAAGTTGATCCTAAATCTCATAATTTAAATGAAGTACGCCAAAAAGTTGGAATGGTATTTCAGCACTTTAATCTTTTTCCTCATAAAACCGTTCTTGAAAACGTAATGGAAGCACCTGTAATGGTGAAAAATGAAAATAAAAAAGAAGCTGAAAAAGATGCGAGGATTTTGCTTGATAAGGTAGGTCTATCGGATAAAGCAGATGTATATCCAGCTAAGCTGTCCGGGGGTCAGAAGCAGCGTGTTGCAATCGCAAGAGCACTCGCTATGAAACCCGATATCATGCTATTTGATGAACCCACTTCAGCACTAGATCCTGAACTGGTTGGTGAAGTATTAGCTACAATGAAAGAGCTCGCCCAGGAAGGAATGACGATGGTCGTTGTTACACATGAGATGGGCTTTGCAAAAGAAGTAGCAGATGAGGTTGTATATATGCATGACGGGCAGATTTGGGAAAGAGGAACACCATCTGAGTTGTTTAATAATCCAAAAGAAGATCGAACAAAGGATTTCTTAAGTTCCATTCTTTAA
- a CDS encoding transporter substrate-binding domain-containing protein, whose amino-acid sequence MKDFKKKISILTVIFSMMVLAACGSSESSDGGPELKKEGEFNFIVSGEFPPFSSVDKNGELTGYDVAVGKAIADELGLKAVPEKFKFHGAVSAIKADRFDAAVASHTITEDRKQAVNFSEPYYYSGPVIFTRPDSDIKTKEDLKGKEVAVSKGSTYEKSAQDFTDQIKNYDSDATALRALSEGKHDAVITDAITGKQAIEKGFKIVEKEQLGTSEQAIAVKKEDKELLKAINKALKKLKDSGELKKLSEKYVGADITKKPE is encoded by the coding sequence ATGAAGGATTTCAAGAAGAAGATTAGTATTTTAACAGTCATTTTTTCAATGATGGTACTGGCTGCATGCGGCAGCAGTGAATCAAGTGACGGTGGACCAGAGTTGAAAAAAGAAGGGGAATTTAATTTTATTGTTTCTGGGGAGTTTCCTCCTTTCAGTTCTGTTGATAAGAATGGTGAATTAACAGGATATGATGTAGCAGTCGGTAAAGCAATTGCAGACGAACTTGGCTTAAAGGCGGTTCCAGAAAAGTTCAAGTTTCATGGTGCAGTTTCTGCAATAAAGGCAGATCGTTTTGACGCAGCAGTGGCGAGCCATACAATCACTGAAGACCGTAAACAAGCAGTGAATTTCAGCGAGCCATATTATTATTCAGGTCCAGTCATTTTTACTAGACCGGACAGTGATATTAAGACGAAGGAAGATTTAAAAGGAAAAGAAGTTGCTGTTTCAAAAGGTTCTACCTATGAAAAATCTGCTCAGGATTTTACAGATCAGATTAAAAACTATGACAGTGATGCAACAGCATTGCGTGCATTAAGTGAAGGAAAACATGATGCTGTTATTACAGATGCGATCACTGGTAAACAAGCGATTGAAAAAGGCTTCAAAATTGTTGAGAAAGAGCAATTAGGTACGAGTGAACAAGCGATTGCTGTTAAAAAAGAAGATAAAGAACTGTTAAAAGCTATTAATAAAGCATTAAAGAAGCTCAAAGACAGCGGAGAGCTTAAAAAGCTTAGTGAAAAATACGTCGGTGCTGATATCACAAAAAAGCCTGAATAA
- a CDS encoding formate/nitrite transporter family protein: MEKNKKKSPDVPDRQYFFPAQIIEYFIEEGKESLKITNLAQFILSFMAGAFIAFGALGSVLLSMEVHTPGPYNLLAGVGFAIGYAMIFLSGSILFTEINVLLPSYILQSKYWISKNVLRFWGICYIGNFLGALFVGFLLNLSGSLDREFYEGLLKFMEKKMEFTERGTWGWFQVLFSGILANWLIGIAAVLATAARDVMGKIFGILLPVIIFEAGNFQHAVANMGYFSITVLEGFEYSWYEFILLNLIPASIGNLIGGGILVSLLLSFAFKDDIDEDIVKDDDETDKISDKVHK; the protein is encoded by the coding sequence ATGGAAAAAAACAAAAAAAAATCACCTGATGTACCTGATCGGCAGTATTTCTTTCCAGCACAAATTATTGAATACTTTATTGAAGAAGGAAAAGAATCCTTAAAGATTACTAACTTAGCACAATTTATTCTATCTTTTATGGCCGGTGCATTCATTGCATTTGGAGCGCTAGGTTCCGTTCTTTTATCAATGGAAGTTCATACACCAGGTCCATATAATTTGCTAGCAGGTGTTGGATTTGCCATTGGTTATGCCATGATATTCTTATCTGGTTCCATACTATTTACCGAGATCAATGTATTGCTCCCAAGTTATATTTTGCAGAGCAAGTATTGGATCAGCAAAAATGTTTTGCGTTTCTGGGGAATTTGTTATATTGGAAATTTCTTAGGTGCCCTTTTTGTTGGATTTTTACTGAATTTATCAGGTTCTCTTGATAGAGAGTTTTATGAAGGGCTGCTCAAATTCATGGAAAAAAAGATGGAGTTTACAGAGCGCGGAACTTGGGGATGGTTTCAAGTTCTTTTTTCAGGAATTCTTGCAAACTGGCTTATTGGTATAGCTGCAGTTCTTGCTACAGCGGCTCGTGATGTAATGGGCAAAATCTTTGGTATTTTATTACCGGTAATTATATTCGAAGCCGGGAACTTCCAGCACGCAGTTGCAAATATGGGATATTTCAGTATTACAGTTTTAGAAGGCTTTGAATACAGCTGGTATGAATTCATATTGCTTAACTTGATTCCAGCCTCCATCGGAAACCTAATCGGCGGCGGAATCCTTGTATCACTTCTGCTATCATTTGCTTTCAAAGATGATATAGATGAAGATATTGTAAAAGATGATGATGAAACTGATAAAATCTCTGATAAAGTCCATAAGTAG
- a CDS encoding M14 family zinc carboxypeptidase, with product MSDKTQAASYVNPNQTYTYETMTSNIKTLAQKYPGLVQYRSLGKTPYGRDIWAVKLGRGDATVLYNASHHAREWITTNIVMEMIDQYSGKYVVNGTIDGYNVAHVLNNTSIWFIPMTNPDGVTLQQKGLSAFPSAAHANLIKMNGGSKDFKRWKSNAQGIDLNRQYPARWEEIDNNAKAPYYKDYKGKAPLQTTEAKAVAALTYLVDPELTNSYHTAGRILYYHFNYGSNTYEGDKTLGTTLSGMTGYRLIPPDTNLSSGGGYKDWFIQTFKRPGFTFELAPYAGETNPPISIFSEEWNRNKKAGLYMAIEGDKRWENRITPLTKTITLTQKVPLHDRPNTKHKMAAASLYPGTYKVNASFGNFYRIQTILGPKWILK from the coding sequence ATGAGCGATAAAACTCAAGCGGCAAGCTATGTAAATCCGAATCAAACATATACATATGAAACGATGACGAGTAACATTAAAACTCTCGCGCAAAAATATCCGGGACTAGTCCAATACCGTTCTCTAGGGAAAACACCATATGGAAGAGACATATGGGCAGTAAAGCTTGGCAGAGGTGATGCGACTGTGCTTTATAATGCCTCACATCATGCCCGAGAATGGATCACAACGAATATCGTGATGGAGATGATCGATCAATACAGTGGAAAATATGTAGTAAATGGAACGATAGACGGATACAATGTTGCACACGTACTGAATAATACGTCTATATGGTTTATCCCCATGACAAATCCAGATGGGGTGACTCTCCAGCAAAAAGGATTGTCCGCTTTTCCATCTGCAGCACATGCGAACCTTATAAAAATGAACGGCGGAAGCAAAGATTTTAAAAGATGGAAATCCAATGCACAAGGAATAGACCTAAATCGCCAGTATCCAGCCCGATGGGAAGAAATCGATAATAACGCTAAAGCACCCTATTATAAAGACTATAAAGGAAAAGCACCACTTCAGACGACTGAAGCAAAAGCAGTTGCTGCTCTTACATACTTAGTCGACCCAGAACTAACAAATTCTTATCATACAGCAGGAAGAATTTTATATTATCATTTTAACTATGGCTCCAACACCTATGAGGGGGATAAGACACTAGGAACTACGCTATCTGGAATGACAGGGTACAGGCTCATTCCTCCTGATACGAATTTATCCAGTGGAGGCGGATATAAAGACTGGTTCATTCAAACATTCAAACGTCCTGGTTTTACTTTTGAACTTGCACCATATGCAGGAGAAACAAATCCGCCGATCTCCATTTTTTCAGAAGAATGGAACAGAAATAAAAAAGCAGGACTTTACATGGCGATTGAAGGAGATAAGAGGTGGGAAAACCGAATAACACCTCTGACCAAAACAATAACCTTGACTCAAAAAGTACCACTGCATGATCGTCCCAATACAAAACATAAAATGGCAGCGGCGAGTCTATATCCTGGAACATATAAAGTGAATGCGTCATTTGGAAATTTTTATCGCATACAAACTATTCTTGGACCTAAATGGATCTTAAAGTAA
- a CDS encoding DUF4383 domain-containing protein, which produces MASKFVKVLGIVFLILGVIGFVFPMEGLFHLTPIHNVIHIVSGIVALFISSSEAKSILYAKIFGIVYLLVAILGLFTHEFAGIMFMIATNILHFAIAFSSLYVGFKSNATATAGHTASR; this is translated from the coding sequence ATGGCTAGTAAATTTGTAAAGGTTTTAGGAATCGTTTTTCTTATTCTTGGTGTTATAGGATTTGTGTTTCCAATGGAAGGATTATTCCATCTAACTCCTATTCATAACGTGATTCATATCGTTTCTGGTATTGTTGCGTTGTTTATAAGTTCAAGTGAAGCAAAAAGTATTCTTTATGCGAAAATATTTGGAATCGTGTATCTGCTTGTAGCCATATTAGGATTATTCACTCATGAATTTGCAGGAATTATGTTTATGATCGCAACAAACATTCTGCATTTTGCAATCGCATTTTCATCTTTATATGTTGGGTTTAAATCTAATGCAACTGCAACGGCTGGACATACAGCATCCAGATAA
- a CDS encoding CapA family protein produces the protein MNVLQNLVLSTTILLSSTSIFEADQFRSFWKEAIYKHTDPEISIVFAGDTMMDWSIKDTVKTKGPDYPFRYVKEEIEASDYAVVNLETAVTNHTGVFSKEYNFKSDPIALQGLKNAGFDLISLANNHTMDYEAEGLLDTMHYIKTYGLSYIGAGNDTKEAYNSKEVVIKGKKFRFLAFSRVLPSTSWGAGESSPGLANGYNLDLLEEIVSRESKLCDYLMVYMHWGKERSKHPEPYQVNYARTMIDAGADAIVGSHPHVLQGFQYYKGKPIAYSLGNFLFPDYVKGNSAETGLLKINIINGKIGMQFKPYFIKNDTIIKLDPDEEKRILAKLEELSYQIKLTGYDFK, from the coding sequence ATGAACGTACTGCAAAACTTAGTACTTTCTACAACGATCTTACTTTCGAGTACGTCTATTTTTGAAGCAGATCAATTTCGAAGTTTCTGGAAAGAGGCGATTTATAAACATACAGATCCCGAAATATCCATTGTGTTTGCCGGTGATACAATGATGGACTGGTCAATAAAGGACACCGTTAAAACAAAGGGACCGGATTATCCTTTCCGTTATGTGAAAGAAGAAATTGAAGCAAGCGATTATGCTGTTGTAAACCTTGAAACAGCAGTTACTAACCATACTGGGGTTTTCTCAAAAGAATATAACTTTAAGTCAGATCCTATAGCTCTTCAGGGTTTGAAAAATGCTGGGTTTGACCTTATCTCCCTTGCTAACAACCACACGATGGATTACGAGGCAGAAGGGCTGCTAGATACAATGCATTATATTAAAACTTATGGCTTGTCTTACATAGGAGCAGGAAACGACACGAAAGAAGCATACAATTCAAAAGAAGTTGTGATCAAAGGAAAGAAATTCAGGTTTCTAGCGTTTTCGAGGGTACTGCCGAGTACATCATGGGGAGCAGGTGAAAGCAGTCCTGGGCTGGCTAATGGATACAACTTAGATCTCTTGGAAGAGATCGTCAGCCGAGAGAGTAAATTGTGCGATTACTTAATGGTTTACATGCATTGGGGGAAAGAAAGAAGCAAGCATCCGGAACCCTATCAAGTTAACTATGCACGAACCATGATAGATGCTGGGGCAGATGCTATTGTTGGTTCTCACCCTCATGTTCTGCAAGGTTTTCAATATTACAAAGGAAAGCCTATTGCTTATTCTTTAGGAAACTTTTTATTTCCGGATTATGTAAAGGGGAATAGTGCAGAAACGGGATTATTGAAAATTAATATTATTAATGGAAAAATAGGCATGCAGTTTAAACCTTATTTCATTAAAAATGACACGATAATAAAACTTGATCCAGACGAGGAAAAACGCATACTGGCTAAATTAGAAGAGCTTTCCTATCAAATAAAATTAACGGGGTATGATTTTAAATAA
- a CDS encoding DMT family transporter, with translation MSYQTKIAFLFVAIGASFWGIIGYFVKELASIGYTPLQIVFLRAISAFIFFFIWIIIYRPGLLKIKLKDSWYFFGTGVLSISFFNWCYFTTIQHSSLAIAAILLYTAPVFVLLISIFVFKEKLTWQKLMALFITFLGCMFVSGIFSGNFSELSWTGLITGLGAGFGYSLYSIFGKLASKKYETLTISFYTFLFAMIVLFPISGINSSETADFGAHAIVYTAGLGLFPTVLAYWFYTQGLKQVEASKASIVSTVEPVVATIMGLLLYKESVSFIQVTGILLVLGAVLLIQERKTKTVMDASL, from the coding sequence ATGTCATATCAAACTAAAATCGCATTCCTATTTGTGGCGATCGGTGCGTCTTTTTGGGGAATAATCGGTTATTTCGTTAAAGAGCTGGCTTCAATCGGATACACACCTTTACAGATTGTTTTCTTAAGAGCCATTAGCGCGTTTATCTTCTTTTTCATATGGATCATTATTTACCGTCCAGGGCTTTTAAAAATAAAATTAAAAGACAGCTGGTATTTTTTCGGTACAGGCGTACTGAGTATTTCCTTCTTTAACTGGTGTTACTTTACAACTATCCAGCACTCCTCACTCGCTATCGCAGCTATCTTGTTATATACAGCACCTGTTTTTGTTTTGTTGATTTCTATCTTTGTTTTCAAGGAAAAATTAACTTGGCAGAAGCTTATGGCATTATTCATCACTTTTTTAGGCTGTATGTTTGTTTCGGGTATTTTTTCGGGAAATTTCTCCGAGCTGTCTTGGACAGGTTTAATTACTGGACTCGGAGCTGGATTCGGTTACTCCCTTTATAGTATTTTTGGCAAACTGGCATCAAAAAAGTACGAGACACTGACCATCAGCTTTTACACATTTTTGTTTGCTATGATCGTGTTATTTCCCATAAGCGGCATCAATTCTTCTGAAACGGCTGACTTCGGTGCGCATGCCATCGTGTATACAGCAGGACTTGGATTATTCCCAACTGTTCTGGCTTATTGGTTCTATACGCAGGGATTAAAACAAGTAGAAGCGAGTAAAGCGTCTATCGTTTCGACCGTAGAACCGGTTGTCGCAACCATTATGGGGCTATTATTATATAAGGAATCCGTATCTTTCATTCAGGTGACAGGTATTCTGCTTGTGCTGGGTGCAGTGCTGCTTATCCAAGAGCGAAAAACAAAGACAGTGATGGATGCTTCATTATAA